A portion of the Megalobrama amblycephala isolate DHTTF-2021 linkage group LG23, ASM1881202v1, whole genome shotgun sequence genome contains these proteins:
- the LOC125259154 gene encoding ras-related C3 botulinum toxin substrate 1-like: MQDIKCVIVGDGAVGKTCLLVSYTTSAFPGVCVPTVFDNYSVNVTVDGNPVKLALWDTSGLEGYDRLRPLSYPQTDVVLICFSLVKPASFKNIRQKWFPEVRHFCPNTLIILVGTMLDLRDDKDIIEELKKINLTPITYAEGLAMTKEIGAVKYLECSALTQQGLKTVFDEVFHAVLHQPPVKKRKRKCLIL, translated from the coding sequence ATGCAGGACATAAAGTGCGTAATTGTCGGGGATGGGGCTGTGGGAAAAACATGCCTTCTGGTCAGCTATACCACCAGTGCTTTTCCAGGGGTGTGTGTCCCCACTGTGTTTGACAATTATTCTGTCAATGTGACTGTCGATGGGAATCCAGTGAAACTGGCACTGTGGGATACATCAGGATTGGAGGGATATGACAGGCTTCGCCCACTTTCCTACCCTCAGACGGATGTGGTTTTGATCTGTTTCTCTCTTGTGAAACCAGCCTCGTTTAAGAACATCCGTCAAAAATGGTTTCCAGAGGTCAGGCATTTTTGCCCCAACACTCTGATAATACTCGTTGGGACTATGCTTGATCTGAGAGATGACAAGGACATCATTGAAGAGCTGAAAAAGATAAACCTGACCCCCATCACTTACGCTGAAGGCCTGGCTATGACCAAAGAAATAGGGGCTGTGAAGTACCTGGAGTGCTCAGCCTTAACACAGCAAGGCCTTAAGACAGTGTTTGATGAAGTCTTTCATGCGGTTCTACACCAGCCCCCAgtgaagaaaagaaagagaaagtgtTTAATCCTCTGA